A window from Burkholderiales bacterium encodes these proteins:
- a CDS encoding DoxX family protein — MKRNVSARLLATFFIVGGALHFVFPAAYSDIMPPWLPWHRELVLISGAVEIAGGLGVLAASTRRFAGLGLIALSIAVWPANLQMLLDACAAQKALWWQATLLLRLPLQLALIYWIWRATQNAAAD, encoded by the coding sequence ATGAAACGTAACGTGTCCGCGCGCCTCCTCGCGACTTTCTTCATCGTCGGCGGTGCGTTGCATTTCGTGTTCCCGGCCGCGTATAGCGACATCATGCCGCCGTGGCTGCCTTGGCACCGCGAACTGGTTCTGATCAGCGGTGCTGTCGAAATAGCGGGCGGGTTGGGCGTGCTGGCTGCTTCAACGCGGCGTTTTGCCGGGCTCGGACTGATCGCGTTGTCGATCGCGGTGTGGCCAGCAAATCTGCAAATGCTGCTAGATGCCTGCGCCGCGCAAAAAGCGCTGTGGTGGCAAGCGACGCTGCTGCTGCGCTTGCCGCTGCAACTCGCGCTGATTTATTGGATCTGGCGCG
- a CDS encoding heme-binding protein: MHVTHELAQKALDGAVRKARKLNTRMCIAVVDSGADLKVFMRMDDAWVGSIDIAVKKAKTACFFGMPTGEIGKLALPGKPLYGIEHSNDGLITFPGGVPIVTEDGVLIGAIGVSGSSVENDDLVARAGANVIGVSDLPEHPWRT; the protein is encoded by the coding sequence ATGCACGTGACGCATGAATTGGCCCAGAAAGCTCTGGACGGCGCGGTTCGTAAAGCGCGAAAACTGAACACCAGAATGTGCATCGCGGTCGTCGATTCGGGCGCCGATTTGAAAGTCTTTATGCGTATGGATGATGCCTGGGTCGGCAGCATCGACATTGCCGTCAAGAAAGCGAAAACCGCGTGCTTTTTTGGCATGCCGACGGGCGAGATCGGCAAACTTGCGCTGCCGGGCAAGCCTCTCTACGGCATCGAGCACTCGAATGACGGCCTGATTACTTTTCCGGGCGGCGTCCCCATCGTGACCGAAGACGGTGTGCTGATCGGCGCAATCGGCGTCAGCGGCAGTTCAGTGGAAAACGACGACCTTGTGGCCAGGGCTGGCGCCAACGTGATTGGCGTGTCCGATTTACCCGAGCATCCGTGGCGGACCTAG